The stretch of DNA CTTTTTTTAAGATGTTGTGCATTCTTAGTGTAAGATAATCTGTAAGAAAAGCCGACGATGAAAATAAAAGCAGGTGCTACGAAGTCGGCAAAAGTAGCACCGTACGTATGATGACGAAACCAACTAAAGGATGTATCAAATTCATTGCAAACATTGACGAAAATCATGCTCAATATAGCAAATCCACGGAATTGGTCGATAAATTTCCATCGCATTTGTAAAAACCTCAGTTTCGATTAATACGTAAAGGCAGATGAGATTTTTTAAAATAGATGTATAATATAGCAAGTAAATTTATGATAATAAAAGTCTATATTTTTATTTAATATTACGTTTTTAGAAAAAGGTAAAAACAAAAATGTTAAAAGAGCCTATTAATTCAAAAAAAGGTCCTCCTGCGATAGGGCCTTATTCGCATGTAGTAAAGGTTGGTAATTTATTATTTGTCTCTGGACAAGGACCATTTAGTAGAGATGGTTCTGGTCCAATTAAAGGTACTTTTGAGGAACAGGTAGAGTATACGTTAGAAAATTTAAAGCTAATCTTAAATGATTGTGGTTGTGATTTGTCAGATGTTGTGAAAGTAACCGTTTTTTTGACAGATATGAGTCTTTTCCCAGATTTTAATAAAATCTATAGTAAATATTTTTCATCGAATTATCCTGCCCGTTCGTGTGTTGGTGTTAGCCAGTTACCTGCTGGAATACCTGTTGAAATTGATGCGATTGTTGTTTGTAAGGAATAAGTTGGATGGTTTTTAATTGGAAGTTAAAATGTATCTATACCATTTTGTTTTTGGGGATACCATTATTCCAAGCCTACTCTATAGAGGCTATGGAATTAAATAATCAAGGAGTAGAGGCATATAACCGACATGATTATGAAAAAGCAATAACATTGTTATATCAGGCATTATCTTTGGAACCTAATAGTAAGGTTGTAAGAAAGAATTTGACTAATTCTTTACAAGCGTTGGCAGATGAAAAGGCGAAGAAGAATGAATATCGCGAGGCAATAAATTTAGTAAATGATGCTTTGAAAGTAGATAATAATAACTTTCTTGCTCATCTTCAATTAGGTGCTTTTTTGTTGAATACAGGGCAATTGGCTGATGCAATTCGACATCTTGAAACATCCATTAGGTTAAAGCCAGGTTATTTGGATGCCCATGAATTACTTGGTGAGGCGTATTACAGAGACAATGATATTTTGTCAGCACGAACTCAGTGGGAATATGTTTTGCAAGTTGACCCTAAACGGAAAGAATTAAAAGAAAGATACGAAAAAGCATGTAGGGAAGAGGTAGTTGAAAAATCATTTAATAGAACTGTATCACAATCACGGCACTTTAAATTAACTTATCCGAAGGAGATAACATACCAAATTCGTTCACAGGTGCTATCTGTGTTAGAAAGAGCCTATTTAGAAATAGGTAGAAAATTTGGAGGTGTATTTCCACAAGGACCCATTCAGGTAATATTATATGATGTTGAACAGTTCAATGCTGTTGTTCAGTTAGGGCAGACAGTAGGTGGTGTTTATGATGGTAAAATACGCATCCCTGTTATCAACAATAAAGGGAATATCTTGCCTGATGATGAAATTAAACGAAGAATTTATCATGAGTATGTTCATGTGGTGATGTATGAATTGTTAAAAGATAAAGTTCCATGGTGGGTTAATGAAGGTTTGGCAGAGACTCTTTCTCGAGAATTTACAGAACGAGAAAAGAAGATATTACTGGATACTATTAACAATAATAACGGATTAATATCATATAAGAATCTTGAAAAAGTAACTATTAATGATGTTTTTGCATCTGATGCAAAAATGTCAATTGCTTATACACAATCTCACGCTGTAATAAATATGTTATGGAATAAATATGGTCAGGGGAGGTTCCTCAATTTTATTCAAGCACTAAAACAAAGTGAGAATACCGAAGAAGCATTAAGAACTACCTATCATATTGATTATCAGGGATTAACAAGAAGTGTCATCCAATATATTCAAAGATAATTTCTATAATATGAAAATATATATTTTCTTTAATATCTTTTGTTGTTTGATTTTCTTTAATAGTTTTGCAGGCAATTGCATCGTAAGAGGGAAAGTTATTGATGAAAGAGGCACTCCTGTGTTAAAGGCGGAGGTGTATTGCGAACAGGGGTTGTCTGAACCTCTTT from Candidatus Hydrogenedens sp. encodes:
- a CDS encoding tetratricopeptide repeat protein, which encodes MVFNWKLKCIYTILFLGIPLFQAYSIEAMELNNQGVEAYNRHDYEKAITLLYQALSLEPNSKVVRKNLTNSLQALADEKAKKNEYREAINLVNDALKVDNNNFLAHLQLGAFLLNTGQLADAIRHLETSIRLKPGYLDAHELLGEAYYRDNDILSARTQWEYVLQVDPKRKELKERYEKACREEVVEKSFNRTVSQSRHFKLTYPKEITYQIRSQVLSVLERAYLEIGRKFGGVFPQGPIQVILYDVEQFNAVVQLGQTVGGVYDGKIRIPVINNKGNILPDDEIKRRIYHEYVHVVMYELLKDKVPWWVNEGLAETLSREFTEREKKILLDTINNNNGLISYKNLEKVTINDVFASDAKMSIAYTQSHAVINMLWNKYGQGRFLNFIQALKQSENTEEALRTTYHIDYQGLTRSVIQYIQR
- a CDS encoding RidA family protein; this encodes MLKEPINSKKGPPAIGPYSHVVKVGNLLFVSGQGPFSRDGSGPIKGTFEEQVEYTLENLKLILNDCGCDLSDVVKVTVFLTDMSLFPDFNKIYSKYFSSNYPARSCVGVSQLPAGIPVEIDAIVVCKE